The Triticum aestivum cultivar Chinese Spring chromosome 3A, IWGSC CS RefSeq v2.1, whole genome shotgun sequence genome includes a region encoding these proteins:
- the LOC123058454 gene encoding uncharacterized protein, with protein sequence MPSLLFRLVRALLNLVKQTLYPAAKPGRGVSVLRGGDAGFKRPAVLTCPRYIISVICEFAMLICTIGTVCYYFTYDLPPEFSVHLTPIPSNSSVGAAAATTSIPRSFDVVLHASNRRATERCHHHGVGVMTYGGYTVASGHTPDFCVPRKGARGVPFELAWDWDDGVYLPEHLRGRIAAAERVCAVEFEVQVRLLQGGDARSGTGTPTWMWCKAGIGGAPGAVTPCTVFAPQNWFSPLA encoded by the coding sequence ATGCCATCTCTTCTCTTCCGACTTGTGCGAGCCTTGTTGAATTTGGTCAAGCAAACATTGTACCCAGCCGCGAAGCCTGGACGTGGCGTCTCCGTCCTTCGCGGTGGCGACGCCGGCTTCAAGAGGCCGGCGGTGCTCACCTGCCCCCGCTACATCATCTCCGTGATCTGTGAATTCGCCATGTTGATCTGCACCATCGGGACGGTGTGCTACTACTTCACCTACGATTTGCCACCTGAGTTCTCCGTCCACTTGACGCCGATCCCGAGTAACAGCAGCGTGGGGGCTGCGGCCGCGACGACGTCCATCCCCCGGTCCTTCGACGTCGTCCTGCACGCCAGCAACCGCCGCGCTACGGAGAGGTGCCACCACCACGGGGTGGGAGTGATGACGTACGGCGGCTACACCGTCGCGTCGGGCCACACGCCCGACTTCTGTGTGCCGCGGAAGGGGGCGCGCGGGGTGCCGTTCGAGCTGGCGTGGGACTGGGACGACGGCGTTTACCTGCCCGAGCACCTGCGCGGCCGCATCGCGGCGGCGGAGAGAGTCTGCGCCGTGGAGTTCGAGGTTCAGGTGAGGCTCCTCCAGGGAGGCGACGCCCGCTCCGGCACGGGCACGCCGACGTGGATGTGGTGCAAGGCGGGGATCGGTGGGGCGCCTGGCGCCGTCACGCCCTGCACCGTGTTCGCTCCACAGAACTGGTTTTCGCCCCTGGCTTAG